Proteins encoded together in one Cytophagia bacterium CHB2 window:
- a CDS encoding bifunctional phosphoribosyl-AMP cyclohydrolase/phosphoribosyl-ATP diphosphatase HisIE yields the protein MPVNLNELQFDPRGLLPAIVQHAETGEVLTLAYMNRESLQQCLDTGETWFFSRSRQQLWHKGETSGNVQHIVSIKFDCDADALLVQVIPAGPACHTGERTCFYRALNEENEATSSLPQILAELQEVIQQRQRKMPEGSYTTTLFNKGVKKIAQKVGEEALEVALASVNEPDERLASETADLLYHLLVLLAARNISLGEVAKELTRRRK from the coding sequence ATGCCTGTCAATCTCAACGAATTGCAGTTTGACCCGCGCGGCCTCCTTCCCGCCATCGTTCAGCACGCGGAAACCGGCGAGGTGTTGACGCTTGCTTACATGAATCGTGAAAGCTTGCAGCAGTGTCTTGACACCGGCGAAACTTGGTTTTTCAGCCGCAGCCGCCAGCAACTGTGGCACAAAGGCGAAACCTCTGGCAACGTACAGCACATTGTGTCAATCAAATTCGATTGTGATGCTGACGCGCTGCTGGTGCAGGTGATTCCTGCCGGACCGGCATGCCACACCGGCGAGCGTACGTGTTTTTATCGCGCGCTGAATGAAGAAAACGAAGCAACCTCGTCTCTGCCGCAGATTCTTGCGGAACTGCAAGAAGTGATTCAGCAGCGCCAGCGTAAGATGCCGGAAGGTTCCTACACCACGACGTTATTTAATAAAGGCGTGAAAAAAATCGCACAGAAAGTGGGGGAAGAAGCGCTGGAAGTGGCGCTGGCAAGCGTGAATGAACCGGATGAACGGTTGGCTTCTGAAACTGCGGATTTGCTATATCATCTGCTGGTGTTGCTGGCCGCCAGGAACATTTCTTTGGGGGAAGTTGCGAAGGAACTAACCCGGCGCAGAAAATAA